In the Streptomyces sp. NBC_00525 genome, one interval contains:
- a CDS encoding class F sortase, whose protein sequence is MGRDNWRPERIRHSPWGALALAMLTGLALMRNGADLSPGPPQPVAAASVGHQKDAPAAPVANPALKPLPYAPVDRVVVPAIQVDAPVIDVNLDPDGWIETPPPEDPNLAGWYQNGIAPGQAGTAVVVGHVDNKAGPAVFYGLGSLNKGDRVEIERSDDRVAVFEVYGVEVFAKNDFPGARVYGDTGQPELRVITCGGGYTKAGGYDGNVVVFARLVETR, encoded by the coding sequence ATGGGCCGGGACAACTGGCGACCGGAACGGATCAGGCACTCGCCCTGGGGCGCGCTCGCCCTGGCGATGCTCACCGGCCTCGCGCTGATGCGCAACGGGGCCGACCTCTCCCCCGGCCCGCCGCAGCCCGTGGCCGCCGCCTCGGTGGGCCACCAGAAGGACGCCCCGGCCGCGCCGGTGGCGAACCCGGCCCTCAAGCCCCTCCCGTACGCCCCCGTCGACCGGGTGGTCGTCCCCGCCATCCAGGTCGACGCGCCGGTCATCGATGTGAACCTCGACCCGGACGGCTGGATCGAGACCCCGCCGCCCGAGGACCCCAATCTGGCCGGCTGGTACCAGAACGGCATCGCGCCCGGACAGGCCGGCACCGCCGTCGTCGTCGGCCATGTGGACAACAAGGCGGGGCCCGCCGTCTTCTACGGGCTCGGCTCGCTGAACAAGGGCGACCGCGTCGAGATCGAGCGCAGCGACGACCGGGTGGCGGTCTTCGAGGTGTACGGCGTCGAGGTCTTCGCCAAGAACGACTTCCCCGGCGCCCGGGTGTACGGCGACACCGGGCAGCCGGAGCTGCGGGTCATCACCTGCGGCGGCGGCTACACCAAGGCCGGCGGCTACGACGGGAACGTCGTGGTCTTCGCCCGCCTGGTGGAGACCCGCTGA
- a CDS encoding bestrophin-like domain, whose product MSEWLVLALALVAATAVVLTIAVLSNRRLPDNDDPSETPDVIEYMTMMIGVIYAIVLGLAIAGVWEGRGAAQEYVRQEAQALHEVSARSSVYPAEVRDRIRADVDTYVTFVVHDEWRTMTEDGTLSDRGAELLAKVRADVTDYQPRTDHEGQAYQPLVDQVAAADDARSARGQSAGATMPGVVWFGLIIGAVVTVGLIFTLQIRRTFRELLLAGLFSVLIAFLLFLIWDFDSPFGRGFSATAAPFLDLFPGAAGG is encoded by the coding sequence ATGTCGGAATGGCTAGTTCTCGCCCTCGCCCTGGTCGCGGCGACCGCCGTCGTCCTCACCATCGCCGTCCTCAGCAACCGCAGACTCCCGGACAACGACGATCCTTCGGAGACCCCCGACGTCATCGAGTACATGACGATGATGATCGGGGTGATCTACGCGATCGTGCTGGGGCTCGCCATCGCGGGCGTCTGGGAGGGCCGCGGCGCCGCCCAGGAGTACGTACGCCAGGAGGCGCAGGCGCTGCACGAGGTCAGCGCGCGCTCGTCCGTCTATCCGGCGGAGGTGCGGGACCGCATCCGGGCCGACGTGGACACGTACGTGACCTTCGTGGTGCACGACGAGTGGCGGACCATGACCGAGGACGGGACGCTCAGCGACCGGGGCGCGGAACTGCTGGCCAAGGTGCGCGCGGACGTCACGGACTACCAGCCGCGGACGGACCACGAGGGGCAGGCGTACCAGCCGCTGGTCGACCAGGTGGCCGCCGCGGACGACGCCCGCAGCGCGCGCGGGCAGAGCGCCGGGGCGACGATGCCGGGGGTGGTGTGGTTCGGGCTGATCATCGGCGCGGTGGTGACCGTGGGCCTGATCTTCACGCTGCAGATCAGGCGCACCTTCCGTGAACTGCTGCTGGCCGGCCTCTTCAGTGTGCTGATCGCCTTCCTCCTCTTCCTGATCTGGGACTTCGACTCACCCTTCGGACGGGGCTTCTCGGCGACGGCCGCGCCCTTCCTCGACCTCTTCCCCGGGGCCGCGGGCGGATAG
- a CDS encoding fumarate reductase/succinate dehydrogenase flavoprotein subunit, with protein sequence MNDYLHYTTGEPVADTKAPDGPIAECWDNRRFRAKLVSPTNRRKQTVIVVGTGLAGGSAGATLAEQGYHVVQFCFQDSPRRAHSVAAQGGINAAKNYRNDGDSVYRLFYDTVKGGDFRSRETNVYRLAQISVEIIDQCVAQGVPFAREYGGLLDNRSFGGVQVSRTFYARGQTGQQLLLGAYQALSRQIAAGNVEMHPRTEMLDLIVVDGRARGIVARDLLTGKIDTYFADAVVLASGGYGNVFYLSTNAMNSNATAAWRAHRRGALFANPCFTQIHPTCIPRTGDHQSKLTLMSESLRNDGRIWVPKAKGDTRPAKDIPEDERDYYLERVYPAFGNLVPRDIASRAAKNVCDEGRGVGPGGQGVYLDFADAIRRMGRAGVAEKYGNLFDMYERITAENPYETPMRIYPAVHYTMGGLWVDYDLQTTVPGLFAIGEANFSDHGANRLGASALMQGLADGYFVLPATINDYLARNPHREDVDAAHPAVEEVVAETEDRLNLLLSVDGDRTPDSFHREIGELMWEYCGMARTDEGLRTALARIPQIREEFWRRIKVPGTGDELNQSLEKANRIVDYLELAELMCLDALHRAESCGGHFREESQTPDGEAARRDEEFSYGAAWEFTGTGEAPVLHKEDFVFEYVHPTQRSYA encoded by the coding sequence ATGAACGACTACCTCCACTACACCACCGGCGAACCCGTCGCCGACACCAAGGCACCCGACGGACCCATCGCCGAGTGCTGGGACAACCGCCGCTTCCGGGCGAAGCTGGTCAGCCCCACCAACCGGCGCAAGCAGACCGTCATCGTGGTCGGCACCGGCCTGGCCGGCGGCTCGGCCGGCGCGACCCTGGCCGAACAGGGCTACCACGTCGTCCAGTTCTGCTTCCAGGACTCGCCCCGCCGCGCCCACTCGGTCGCCGCGCAGGGCGGCATCAACGCGGCCAAGAACTACCGCAACGACGGCGACTCGGTGTACCGCCTCTTCTACGACACCGTGAAGGGCGGCGATTTCCGCTCCCGCGAGACCAATGTGTACCGGCTCGCCCAGATCTCCGTCGAGATCATCGACCAGTGCGTCGCACAGGGCGTCCCCTTCGCCCGCGAGTACGGCGGACTCCTCGACAACCGCTCCTTCGGCGGCGTCCAGGTCTCCCGCACCTTCTACGCGCGCGGCCAGACCGGGCAGCAACTGCTCCTGGGCGCCTACCAGGCGCTGTCCCGACAGATCGCCGCGGGCAACGTCGAGATGCACCCCCGTACCGAGATGCTCGACCTGATCGTGGTGGACGGCCGGGCCCGGGGCATCGTCGCCCGCGACCTGCTCACCGGGAAGATCGACACCTACTTCGCGGACGCCGTCGTCCTGGCCAGCGGCGGCTACGGCAACGTCTTCTACCTGTCGACCAACGCGATGAACTCCAACGCCACCGCCGCCTGGCGGGCCCACCGGCGCGGCGCCCTCTTCGCGAACCCCTGCTTCACCCAGATCCACCCCACCTGCATCCCGCGCACCGGCGACCACCAGTCCAAGCTCACCCTGATGAGCGAGTCGCTGCGCAACGACGGCCGCATCTGGGTGCCCAAGGCCAAGGGCGACACCCGCCCCGCCAAGGACATCCCCGAGGACGAGCGCGACTACTACCTGGAGCGCGTCTACCCGGCCTTCGGCAACCTCGTGCCCCGCGACATCGCATCCCGCGCCGCGAAGAACGTCTGCGACGAGGGGCGCGGCGTCGGCCCCGGCGGCCAGGGCGTCTACCTCGACTTCGCGGACGCCATCAGGAGGATGGGCCGGGCCGGGGTCGCCGAGAAGTACGGCAACCTCTTCGACATGTACGAGCGGATCACCGCGGAGAACCCGTACGAGACCCCGATGCGGATCTACCCGGCCGTGCACTACACGATGGGCGGGCTCTGGGTCGACTACGACCTCCAGACCACCGTGCCCGGTCTCTTCGCGATCGGCGAGGCCAACTTCTCCGACCACGGCGCCAACCGGCTCGGCGCGTCCGCGCTGATGCAGGGCCTCGCCGACGGCTACTTCGTGCTGCCGGCCACCATCAACGACTACCTCGCCCGCAACCCGCACCGCGAGGACGTCGACGCCGCGCACCCGGCGGTGGAGGAGGTCGTCGCCGAGACGGAGGACCGGCTCAACCTGCTGCTCTCCGTGGACGGCGACCGCACCCCGGACTCCTTCCACCGGGAGATCGGCGAACTCATGTGGGAGTACTGCGGGATGGCCCGCACCGACGAGGGGCTGCGCACCGCGCTGGCCCGCATCCCGCAGATCCGCGAGGAGTTCTGGCGGCGCATCAAGGTCCCCGGCACCGGCGACGAGCTCAACCAGTCGCTGGAGAAGGCCAACCGGATCGTCGACTACCTGGAGCTCGCCGAGCTGATGTGCCTCGACGCCCTGCACCGCGCCGAGTCCTGCGGGGGGCACTTCCGGGAGGAGTCCCAGACCCCGGACGGCGAGGCCGCCCGGCGCGACGAGGAGTTCTCCTACGGCGCCGCCTGGGAGTTCACCGGCACCGGCGAGGCCCCCGTCCTGCACAAGGAAGACTTCGTCTTCGAGTACGTCCACCCCACCCAGCGGAGCTACGCATGA
- a CDS encoding sensor histidine kinase, whose translation MTGAGIAAVLVLATLLLGGAFLLGRRTAPPPRTSDVGTPVEHATFETLHTASLAAPPLRAGLTEDSARRSARRLRSLLGTDALCLTDRDGVLVWDGEGEHHGRHIMEQVAGVLETGRDTAFRSGCDDVDCPLNWAVAVPLTVDNRVLGTLVAYASRESAVLARAAGEVARWVCVQLELAELDRSRTRLIEAEIRALRAQISPHFIFNSLAAIASFVRTDPEKARELLLEFADFTRYSFRSHGDFTTLADELHSIDQYLALVRARFGDRLSVTLQVAPEVLPVALPFLCLQPLVENAVKHGLEGAVTSSRITISALDAGSEAEVVIEDDGTGMDPQRLRHILRGEGGRSTGIGLLNVDERLRQVYGDDYGLVIETGIGAGMRITVRLPKYRAGVHGT comes from the coding sequence GTGACCGGTGCCGGAATCGCCGCCGTCCTCGTCCTCGCCACGCTGCTCCTCGGCGGCGCCTTCCTGCTCGGCCGCCGCACCGCCCCGCCGCCGCGCACCAGCGACGTCGGCACGCCCGTCGAGCACGCCACCTTCGAGACCCTGCACACCGCGTCCCTGGCCGCGCCCCCGCTGCGCGCCGGACTCACCGAGGACAGCGCCCGCCGGTCGGCCCGCCGGCTGCGCTCCCTGCTCGGCACCGACGCGCTGTGCCTCACCGACCGCGACGGGGTCCTCGTGTGGGACGGCGAGGGCGAGCACCACGGACGGCACATCATGGAGCAGGTCGCCGGGGTCCTGGAGACGGGCCGCGACACCGCCTTCCGCAGCGGCTGCGACGACGTGGACTGCCCGCTGAACTGGGCCGTCGCCGTCCCCCTCACCGTCGACAACCGGGTCCTGGGCACCCTCGTCGCCTACGCCTCCCGCGAATCGGCCGTCCTGGCCCGAGCGGCCGGCGAGGTCGCCCGCTGGGTCTGCGTCCAGCTCGAACTCGCCGAACTCGACCGCTCACGCACCCGGCTCATCGAGGCCGAGATCAGGGCCCTGCGCGCCCAGATCTCCCCGCACTTCATCTTCAACTCGCTGGCCGCCATCGCCTCCTTCGTCCGCACCGACCCGGAGAAGGCCCGCGAACTGCTCCTGGAGTTCGCCGACTTCACGCGCTACTCGTTCCGCAGCCACGGCGACTTCACCACCCTCGCCGACGAACTGCACTCCATCGACCAGTACCTCGCCCTGGTCCGTGCCCGCTTCGGCGACCGGCTCTCCGTCACCCTCCAGGTCGCCCCCGAGGTCCTGCCCGTCGCCCTGCCCTTCCTGTGCCTCCAGCCCCTCGTCGAGAACGCCGTCAAACACGGCCTCGAAGGCGCCGTCACTTCCAGCCGCATCACCATCAGCGCCCTGGACGCCGGCTCCGAGGCCGAGGTCGTCATCGAGGACGACGGCACCGGCATGGACCCCCAGCGGCTGCGGCACATCCTGCGCGGCGAGGGCGGGCGCTCCACCGGCATCGGCCTGCTGAACGTCGACGAACGGCTCCGCCAGGTGTACGGGGACGACTACGGGCTCGTCATCGAGACGGGCATCGGCGCCGGCATGCGGATCACCGTACGGCTACCCAAGTACCGCGCCGGGGTCCACGGCACCTGA
- a CDS encoding universal stress protein, with product MTDQHSHRFERGTDGPKVIVAGIDGSESSMRAAAYAAGLARRQRARLALVYVQPVLAAGAALGAPVGDATVEVAEGLVSEIRAATERLKDIWDVRWEFHTFRGDPYNGLVTAADELKADAVVVGASESAGHRFIGSVAVRLVKAGRWPVTVVP from the coding sequence GTGACGGATCAGCACTCCCACCGGTTCGAACGCGGCACGGACGGGCCGAAGGTGATCGTCGCGGGCATCGACGGCTCCGAGTCCTCGATGCGCGCGGCGGCGTACGCGGCCGGTCTCGCCCGGCGTCAGCGGGCCAGGCTGGCGCTGGTGTACGTCCAGCCGGTCCTGGCGGCGGGTGCCGCGCTCGGGGCCCCGGTCGGCGATGCGACGGTGGAGGTCGCCGAGGGGCTGGTGAGCGAGATCCGGGCGGCGACCGAGCGGCTGAAGGACATATGGGACGTCCGCTGGGAGTTCCACACCTTCCGCGGTGACCCGTACAACGGTCTGGTGACCGCGGCCGACGAGCTGAAGGCGGACGCCGTCGTGGTGGGCGCCTCGGAGTCGGCGGGGCACCGCTTCATCGGTTCGGTGGCCGTCCGCCTGGTGAAGGCGGGCCGCTGGCCGGTCACCGTGGTGCCGTAG
- a CDS encoding succinate dehydrogenase, which yields MALATRTDRRPSMTRTLWGSTVGKKAIMAVSGLVMLLYLVAHMFGNLKIFFGSDEFNGYARWLRTMGAPVLHHEWALWIVRVVLLAAVVLHAVSAYQLSRRDLRARPERYVHRRPRASYATRTMRYGGVILGLFIVWHILDLTTGTVHSGGFRSGHPYQNVIDTFSTWYGNVIYIVAMLALGLHIRHGFWSAAQTLGAGRASRDRVLKTLADVLALVLTAGFVSVPVAVMTGVVS from the coding sequence ATGGCATTGGCAACCCGGACGGACCGACGGCCGTCCATGACGCGTACGCTCTGGGGCTCGACCGTCGGCAAGAAGGCGATCATGGCCGTGAGCGGCCTGGTGATGCTCCTCTACCTGGTCGCCCACATGTTCGGAAACCTGAAGATCTTCTTCGGTTCCGACGAGTTCAACGGCTACGCGCGCTGGCTGCGGACCATGGGCGCTCCGGTCCTGCACCACGAGTGGGCGCTGTGGATCGTGCGTGTGGTGCTCCTCGCCGCCGTCGTGCTGCACGCCGTCTCCGCGTACCAGCTCAGCCGGCGCGACCTGCGGGCGCGGCCCGAACGGTACGTCCACCGCAGGCCGCGCGCGAGCTACGCCACCCGCACCATGCGCTACGGCGGCGTCATCCTCGGGCTGTTCATCGTCTGGCACATCCTGGACCTGACGACCGGCACCGTGCACTCGGGCGGCTTCCGGTCCGGCCACCCGTACCAGAACGTCATCGACACCTTCTCGACCTGGTACGGCAACGTCATCTACATCGTCGCGATGCTCGCCCTCGGACTCCACATCCGGCACGGGTTCTGGAGCGCCGCGCAGACCCTCGGCGCGGGCCGCGCGAGCCGCGACCGTGTCCTGAAGACCCTCGCCGACGTCCTCGCGCTGGTGCTGACGGCGGGCTTCGTCTCCGTCCCCGTCGCCGTCATGACCGGAGTGGTGAGCTGA
- a CDS encoding SAM-dependent methyltransferase has protein sequence MERPAWAPQGIDISVPSVSRMYDFYLGGSHNFEVDREAARKAMEFMPGLPKVMQANRAFMRRAVRYALSEGVDQFLDIGSGIPTFGNVHEVAQGLDPAAKVAYVDHDPVAVAHSQAVLAGNEGATIAAADLRRPQEIRDSPEVAKLLDFDRPVALLLVAVLHFIEDSDDPQAAVAALRDMLAPGSLLVVTHAAYEGIPLTREEAGGAVGVYRDIRNPLVMRTRDEVARFFDGYELVEPGLVAMPEWRPESPAAPENEDPYAFSGIAGVGRKA, from the coding sequence ATGGAGCGTCCCGCCTGGGCACCGCAAGGCATTGACATTTCGGTGCCGAGCGTGTCCCGAATGTATGACTTCTATCTGGGCGGCTCGCACAATTTCGAGGTGGACCGGGAAGCCGCCCGCAAGGCCATGGAGTTCATGCCGGGACTTCCCAAGGTGATGCAGGCGAACCGGGCCTTTATGCGACGCGCCGTGCGCTACGCGCTGAGCGAGGGCGTCGACCAGTTCCTCGACATCGGCTCCGGGATACCCACCTTCGGCAATGTCCACGAGGTCGCCCAGGGCCTCGACCCCGCCGCCAAGGTCGCCTACGTCGACCACGACCCGGTCGCCGTCGCGCACAGCCAGGCCGTCCTCGCCGGGAACGAGGGTGCGACCATCGCCGCTGCCGACCTGCGCAGGCCCCAGGAGATCCGGGACAGTCCCGAAGTCGCCAAACTCCTCGACTTCGACCGGCCGGTAGCACTGCTGCTCGTCGCCGTACTCCACTTCATCGAGGACTCCGACGACCCGCAGGCCGCCGTCGCGGCGCTGCGCGACATGCTCGCCCCCGGCAGCCTCCTGGTCGTCACCCACGCCGCCTACGAGGGCATCCCGCTGACCCGCGAGGAGGCCGGCGGCGCGGTCGGCGTGTACCGCGACATCCGCAACCCGCTCGTCATGCGCACCCGCGACGAGGTCGCCCGCTTCTTCGACGGCTACGAGCTGGTCGAACCCGGACTGGTCGCCATGCCGGAATGGCGCCCCGAGAGCCCCGCCGCCCCCGAGAACGAGGACCCATACGCCTTCTCGGGCATCGCGGGAGTGGGACGCAAGGCGTGA
- a CDS encoding LysR family transcriptional regulator, whose amino-acid sequence MQLQQLTYFVAVAEARHFTHAAERVHVSQPSLSQQIRALENDLGAKLFSRARGNITLTAAGEALLPLARRILADAETARHEVQELAQLRRGRVRLGATPSVCTGLLPEVLRAFHDLHPGIRLLLEEGGSHDLVRELARGALDLALVVLPLPAASPALTTVELLREDLVVVSSAHRPRPGRGGRVRIADLRDEPLVMFRHGYDLRELTVAACRAEGFEPSFTVEGGEMDAVLGFVRAGLGVAVVPNMIATRAGLDLRTTPLARPGLRRTIALAHRSDVDPPRAAREFQRVLLAGRADPAAP is encoded by the coding sequence ATGCAGCTCCAGCAGCTCACGTATTTCGTGGCCGTCGCCGAGGCCCGGCACTTCACCCACGCCGCCGAGCGGGTGCACGTCTCGCAGCCGTCGCTCTCCCAGCAGATCCGGGCCCTGGAGAACGATCTGGGCGCCAAGCTGTTCAGCCGGGCGCGCGGCAACATCACGCTGACGGCGGCCGGCGAGGCACTGCTGCCGCTGGCCCGGCGCATCCTGGCCGACGCGGAGACCGCCCGGCACGAGGTGCAGGAGCTGGCGCAGCTGCGCCGGGGCCGGGTGCGGCTGGGGGCCACGCCGAGTGTGTGCACGGGTCTGCTGCCGGAGGTGCTGCGCGCCTTCCACGATCTGCATCCGGGCATCCGGCTGCTGCTGGAGGAGGGCGGTTCGCACGACCTGGTGCGGGAGCTGGCGCGCGGGGCGCTGGATCTGGCCCTGGTGGTGCTGCCGCTGCCGGCCGCGTCCCCGGCGCTGACCACGGTGGAGCTGCTCCGGGAGGACCTGGTGGTGGTCTCGTCGGCGCACCGGCCGCGGCCGGGCAGGGGCGGCCGGGTCCGGATCGCGGATCTCCGGGACGAGCCGCTGGTGATGTTCCGGCACGGCTACGACCTGCGGGAGCTGACGGTGGCCGCCTGCCGGGCGGAGGGCTTCGAGCCGTCGTTCACGGTGGAGGGCGGCGAGATGGACGCGGTGCTCGGCTTCGTCCGGGCGGGCCTGGGCGTCGCGGTCGTCCCGAACATGATCGCCACCCGCGCCGGGCTCGACCTGCGGACGACGCCGCTGGCCCGCCCGGGGCTGCGCCGCACGATCGCGCTGGCGCACCGCAGCGACGTGGACCCGCCGCGCGCGGCCCGTGAGTTCCAGCGGGTCCTGCTGGCGGGGCGGGCGGACCCGGCGGCCCCGTGA
- a CDS encoding putative bifunctional diguanylate cyclase/phosphodiesterase: protein MSIPAQSAGVPDAAPDGPEDRLRRFATIWSRAIFPSTATSLTRPEFEQHLLPLARTLNETLHARPFDAAAATGVGGELVAAHCTDPDALSSTLGVVDSYLVLYCGNNGPVPLATEESRSRCARIQHAVAAGFTQALRERTLSEQEAIARSALAARSHAEQALHATEARFRAVFKDAAIGIGIADLDGNVLEINDTLTRMFGGLENHVLSHRVNEWVHPEDSPQVWKYYNELVRGEREHYRVEKPYYRNDGTVLWTNLTVSLLRDAEGRPEYQLALLEDTTERRLLNLRLRYEATHDALTGLPNRTLFFERLEKALSAGDGSRFGLCYLDLDGFKAINDSLGHAAGDRLLVEVADRLQTCATAPGEMVARLGGDEFVALTTSFDSPAEVDELACRILGVLGTPIRLDGRELTVRGSIGVVEGPAGERSAAEVLRSADITMYRAKSAGGNRFELADAEADARAITRHGLTTALPAALERGEFFIEYQPLVHLDDGTVHGAEALVRWCHPQHGVLGPDRFIALAEHTGLIVPLGRWVLEESVRQANFWQERHTDGGPLRINVNLSPAQLHHPRLVAETVEVLERSGLEAGALCLEVTESALIGADEDLLKPLRQLAEMGVDIALDDFGTGYSNLANLRRLPVSVLKLDRSFTQGMQHLPADPVDLKIVEGIVSLAHSLDLAVTVEGVETGAQAEQLRQLGCDTAQGWYYARPGAPDRIHSLLLADAV, encoded by the coding sequence GTGAGCATTCCCGCCCAGTCGGCCGGAGTCCCGGACGCGGCCCCCGACGGCCCGGAGGACCGGCTCCGGAGGTTCGCCACCATCTGGAGCCGGGCCATCTTCCCCTCGACGGCCACCTCCCTGACCCGCCCCGAGTTCGAGCAGCACCTGCTGCCGCTCGCCCGCACCCTCAACGAGACCCTGCACGCCCGCCCGTTCGACGCGGCGGCGGCCACCGGCGTGGGCGGCGAACTCGTCGCGGCCCACTGCACAGACCCCGACGCGCTCAGCTCCACGCTCGGCGTCGTCGACTCCTACCTGGTGCTCTACTGCGGCAACAACGGTCCGGTGCCCCTGGCCACCGAGGAGAGCCGCTCCCGCTGCGCCCGCATCCAGCACGCCGTCGCCGCCGGCTTCACCCAGGCCCTGCGCGAACGCACCCTGTCCGAACAGGAGGCCATCGCCCGCTCGGCGCTCGCCGCCCGCTCGCACGCCGAACAGGCCCTGCACGCCACCGAGGCACGCTTCCGGGCCGTCTTCAAGGACGCGGCGATCGGCATCGGGATCGCCGACCTCGACGGCAACGTGCTGGAGATCAACGACACCCTCACCCGGATGTTCGGCGGCCTGGAGAACCACGTCCTCAGCCACCGCGTCAACGAGTGGGTCCACCCCGAGGACTCCCCGCAGGTCTGGAAGTACTACAACGAGCTGGTACGCGGCGAACGCGAGCACTACCGGGTCGAGAAGCCGTACTACCGCAACGACGGCACCGTCCTGTGGACCAATCTGACGGTGTCGCTGCTGCGCGACGCCGAGGGCAGGCCCGAGTACCAGCTGGCCCTGCTGGAGGACACCACCGAGCGCCGGCTCCTCAACCTCCGGCTGCGCTACGAGGCCACCCACGACGCGCTCACCGGACTGCCCAACCGGACGCTCTTCTTCGAGCGGCTGGAGAAAGCGCTCTCAGCGGGCGACGGCAGCCGCTTCGGGCTCTGCTACCTCGATCTCGACGGTTTCAAGGCCATCAACGACAGCCTCGGCCACGCCGCCGGCGACCGGCTGCTCGTCGAGGTCGCCGACCGCCTCCAGACCTGCGCCACCGCCCCCGGCGAAATGGTCGCCCGGCTCGGCGGCGACGAGTTCGTCGCCCTGACGACCAGCTTCGACAGCCCCGCCGAGGTGGACGAACTCGCCTGCCGCATCCTCGGCGTCCTCGGCACCCCGATCCGGCTCGACGGGCGCGAACTCACCGTGCGCGGCTCGATCGGCGTCGTCGAGGGACCCGCCGGGGAACGCAGCGCCGCCGAGGTGCTGCGCAGCGCCGACATCACCATGTACCGCGCCAAGTCGGCCGGCGGCAACCGCTTCGAGCTGGCCGACGCCGAGGCCGACGCCCGCGCCATCACCCGGCACGGCCTCACCACGGCCCTGCCGGCCGCCCTGGAACGCGGCGAGTTCTTCATCGAGTACCAGCCGCTCGTCCACCTCGACGACGGCACGGTGCACGGCGCGGAGGCCCTGGTGCGCTGGTGCCACCCCCAGCACGGTGTGCTCGGACCCGACCGGTTCATCGCGCTCGCCGAGCACACCGGACTCATCGTCCCGCTGGGCCGCTGGGTGCTGGAAGAATCGGTCCGCCAGGCCAACTTCTGGCAGGAGCGGCACACCGACGGCGGCCCGCTGCGCATCAACGTCAACCTCTCCCCGGCCCAGCTGCACCACCCGCGACTGGTCGCCGAGACCGTCGAGGTTCTGGAGCGCTCCGGGCTCGAAGCGGGCGCCCTGTGCCTGGAGGTGACCGAGTCGGCGCTCATCGGGGCCGACGAGGACCTGCTCAAGCCGCTGCGCCAACTGGCCGAGATGGGCGTGGACATCGCCCTGGACGACTTCGGCACCGGCTACTCCAACCTCGCCAACCTGCGCAGGCTGCCGGTGAGCGTGCTCAAGCTGGACCGCTCCTTCACCCAGGGCATGCAGCACCTTCCGGCGGACCCGGTGGACCTCAAGATCGTCGAGGGCATCGTCTCGCTCGCACACAGCCTGGACCTCGCGGTCACCGTGGAGGGCGTCGAGACGGGCGCCCAGGCCGAGCAGCTGCGGCAGCTCGGCTGCGACACGGCCCAGGGCTGGTACTACGCCCGGCCGGGCGCCCCGGACCGCATCCACTCGCTGCTGCTGGCCGACGCGGTGTGA
- a CDS encoding succinate dehydrogenase/fumarate reductase iron-sulfur subunit translates to MKLTLRVWRQKNAETPGAMSTYEVDGISRDMSFLEMLDTLNEELILAGDDPVAFDHDCREGICGACSLVINGDAHGPERTTTCQLHMRAFDDGDTIDIEPWRAAAFPVVKDLVVDRSAFDRIIQAGGYISAPTGTAPDAHATPVPKPDADFAFEHAECIGCGACVAACPNGSAMLFTSAKINHLNVLPQGAPERETRVLDMVEQMDSEGFGGCTLTGECATACPKGIPLPSISAMNKEWLRATRKARR, encoded by the coding sequence ATGAAGCTCACCCTGCGCGTCTGGCGCCAGAAGAACGCCGAGACCCCCGGCGCCATGTCCACGTACGAGGTGGACGGCATCTCGCGCGACATGTCGTTCCTGGAGATGCTCGACACCCTCAACGAGGAGCTGATCCTCGCCGGTGACGACCCCGTCGCCTTCGACCACGACTGCCGCGAGGGCATCTGCGGCGCGTGCAGCCTCGTCATCAACGGTGACGCCCACGGCCCGGAGCGCACCACCACCTGCCAGCTCCACATGCGGGCCTTCGACGACGGCGACACCATCGACATCGAGCCCTGGCGCGCGGCCGCCTTCCCGGTCGTCAAGGACCTGGTGGTGGACCGTTCCGCCTTCGACCGCATCATCCAGGCCGGCGGCTACATCTCCGCCCCGACCGGCACCGCCCCCGACGCGCACGCCACGCCGGTGCCCAAGCCGGACGCGGACTTCGCCTTCGAGCACGCCGAGTGCATCGGCTGCGGCGCCTGCGTCGCGGCGTGCCCCAACGGGTCGGCGATGCTCTTCACCTCGGCGAAGATCAACCATCTGAACGTGCTGCCGCAGGGTGCTCCCGAGCGGGAGACGCGGGTGCTCGACATGGTGGAGCAGATGGACAGCGAGGGCTTCGGCGGCTGCACCCTGACCGGGGAGTGCGCCACCGCCTGCCCCAAGGGCATCCCGCTGCCGTCGATCTCGGCGATGAACAAGGAGTGGCTGCGGGCCACCCGCAAGGCGCGCCGCTGA